Within Micromonospora parathelypteridis, the genomic segment GGAGAAGACCGGCTCGCTGATCGCCACGTCGGCCCGCTTCGGCGGCATGTTCGGTGGCGCCCCGGTGGAGCACGTCGAGGCCCTCGCCGGGTACGGCGAGACGATCGGCGTCGCCTTCCAGCTCTCCGACGATCTGCTGGACATCGCCTCCGAGTCGGTGCAGTCGGGCAAGACGCCCGGCACGGACCTGCGCGAGGGTGTCCCGACGCTGCCGGTGCTCTACGCCCGCGCGGCGGACGACTCCGACGCGTCCTCGATGCGTCTGCGGGAGATCCTGGCGACCGGCCCGCTGACCGACGACGCCCTGCACGCGGAGGCGTTGGGGCTGCTCCGGGAGAGCCCGGCGCTCAAGCGGGCCCGGGAGACCGTTCGCAGTTACGCCGAGGACGCCCGCGCACGCCTGGCCCCGCTGCCGCAGGGTCCGTCCCGCCAGGCTCTCGAATCGCTCTGCGACTACATCGCCGACCGCACCAGCTGATCCACGCCCTGGCTCGCGCCGGCGGATACGCGGGTCAACAGGCGGCTGCCGACGAGCATGAGGGCGGCGGCGAGCAGCATCGCCACCGCTGCGGTGGTCCACATGGCGGGGTAGCCGAGGTGGGCCGCGAGTGGGCCGAGGCTCAGCGGGCCGAGACAGCCGCCCGCGTACACCCCGGTCTGGGTGATCGAGGTGGCGGCGGCCGGTGACTGTGGGTGGAGCCGGACCACGGCGAAGTTCATCAGGCCGGGCCAGGCCCAGCCCAGGCCGAAGCCGAGCACCACGCCGACCATCAGCGGCACCGGGCCGGTCAACGCGAGCAGGCCCAGGCCGGCCGCGCCGACGACCAGCATCGCGGCGATGAGGGCGACGTGACCGGTGTCGCGGCGATCGGCCAACCAGCCAGCACCCACCCGGGCCGCCACGCAGACCGCGCTGCCCAGGGTCAGGGTGAGGCCGGCGAGGCCCGGCGACAGCCCCCGCGCCGCGGCGGAGTCCACCAGGAAGGTGCCCAGCGCGTTGGCGGCGGCTGAGGCCAGCGTCGCCGCCGCGCCGATCACCACCAACGCCGTCGTCGCCCGACCCGCGCGCGAGGCGCCAGCCCGCCGCGCCAGGCCGGGCAACTGCCGGGGTACGGCGGGCAGCGTCGTCAACGCGGCGACGGCGGCGGCCACGAACGCCCAGCGCCAGCCGACGGTGAGCGCGATGGTGGGCACCGCCACGCCGGCCAGCAGGGTGGAGACCGGAATGGCGGCCTGCTTGATGCCGAACGAGAGCCCCTGTCGTCGGGCCGGCACGTGCTGGGCCAGCGCGGTGTTGCTGGCCAACTGGCCGAGCGCGTTCGCCGTCGCGCTGAGCGCCAGCAACCCGACCAGCACCGGGTACGACCGGGCGAGAGCGGCCACGGCCAGCATCGACCCGGCGGCCAGCACGATGCCGCAGCGGGCCATCAGGGCCGGCCCGTACCGCTCGACCAGGCGGCCGGAGGGCACCGAGGCCAGCGCGCTGACCCCGAAGTAGACGGCCACGGCCAAACCCAGGCCGGCCGGGGAGAAGCTCAGGTCCGCGCCCATCTGCACGGCGAGACCACCGAGCAGGAAGACGGGCAGTACGCAGGCCACGGTGGTGGCGACTGCGCTGGCGCTCGCCTTGATCGGCCGGGGCCGGGCGATGGTCGACTCGGGGGTTGGGACGGTGTTGGTCATCGTCCGGCAAACTTACGCGAACCCTGCTCAGAGCACTCATCGTGACCGGTGGGGCACATCCTGTGGATGGTGATCTGGCATCCTCCACCCGAACAGGCATTTCGCACCGGGCCTGTTTTTCATATGGTGTAAGTCCCCGGCGGCGGAGGTGGTTGTGCGCGACCCCTTGGCAGAACCTTCGGACCTGATCCGCAGCGTGTCCCGAGCGCTGCGGGTGCTGGAGTCGGTCGGTCGCGCCCCGAAGGGCCTGACCGTCAAGCAGATCGCCCGGCGGTGCGAGTTGACCGTGGCCACCACCTACCACCTGGTCCGCACGCTCGCCTACGAGGGCTACGTGATCCGTCGCGAGGACGGCACGTACATCGTGGGGCTGGAGGTGGCCGACCGCTACCGGGAGCTGGTGACCGCGTTCCGGGGCCCTCCAGCGGTCGGTGAGACGCTGCGGCGGGCTGCTCTGGACACCGGCTACAGCCACTACCTTGGTCGCTTCGTCGGCGGTCAGGTGGCCCTCACGGCGGTTGCGGAGGGGCACCGCTCGCCGTACCTGGAGGACCTGGTCCCCGGCTTCGACGAGGGGGCGCACGCGACCGCCCTCGGCAAGTCGCTGCTCGCCACTCTCACCGCGGACCAGCGCCACCGCTATCTGCGGGAGTACGGCATGCGCCCATTCACCACGGCCACGCTGACGACCACTGAAACGTTCGAGGCCGACCTGGCCGCCGGTGACCGGCGCGGCATGCAGTTGGAGATGGGGCAGTTCCGCCAGGGGGTGGCCTGCGCGGCGGTGCTCGTCGCGCCGGACAAGGACATGGAACGCCGCGTCGTGCTGGCCTGCGCCTTGCCGGCCAGCGAGATGATGACCTCCGCCCGGGTGGTACGAGCCAAGCTGCTCACCGTGGCCCGCAGCGTCGCCGACGGCATCGCCGCCGACACCTGACCGCACCAACACCGAGAGGCCCTCTCCCAGGCTGGGAGAGGGCCTCTCGTGGCGGTCCAGCGCCGGACCGCCTGAGTAACGTCAGCGACCTGCCGGCCGCAGGGGTAACGTCAGCTCCCCACCGGGCCGCCGTCGAGGCGCCAGGTGACCACCACGCCCGGCTTGGCGTAGTCGCCGTCGGGCCAGTTCGAGGCCGGGTTCTCCACCGAGGCGCCGGTGATCTCACCCGGGTGCTGTACCGCGACGAAGACCGAGCGGTTGTCGCCGGTGATGAACGGCCCGCAGGTCTCCGCTCCGAGCGGCACGGTCAGGAACTGCTTGAGGTGACCCCGCTCCGGGCCCTCCAGAGCGGTGGCGAACAAGCCGTCGTTGCTGCCCAGCGCGTTGCCGTCGGTGGAGATCCACAGGTTGCCGGTGGCGTCGAAGGCGACGTTGTCCGGGCAGGAGATCGGGGAGACCTTGGTCTTGTCGTACCCGGCGAAGAAGGTCGACGAGTCGGTCGGGTCGCCGCAGACGATCGGCAGTGACCAGGCGAAGGTCTCGGCGGCGTTGTCGTTGCGATCCTCGACCAGCTCCAGGATCTGCCCGTGCTTGTTGGCGTTGCGCGGGTTGGCCTCGTCGGCGGCTGCCTTGTCGGCCTTGCCACGGTCGGTGTTGTTGGTCAGTGCCACGTACACCTTGCCGGTGAGCAGGCTCGGCTCGACGTCCTCGGGGCGGTCCATCTTGGTCGCGCCGACCTTGTCGCCGGCGAGCCGGGTGAAGGTGAGCACGTCCGCGGTGGTCATCCCGTCGACGAACGACCGGTTGCCGCTGACCAGCTTGATCCAGCGACCGCGGCCGTTGAACGCGCCATCGGTGGGGAGCTTGCCCGAGCCGTCGATCTCGGCGGCGCTGGTCTGGTCGAGCTTCGCCACGTAGAGCGTGCCGGACTCCAGCAGGGTCAGGTTGTGCTTGCGGGCAGCCCAGGAGTTGCCCTTCATGAACTTCTTGTCCGAGACGAACTTGTAGAGGTAGTCGAACCGCTCGTCGTCGCCCATGTACGCGACCACGTGACCGTCCTTCGCGACGATCACGTTCGCGCCCTCGTGCTTGAACCGGCCCATCGCGGTGTGCTTACGCGGGCGGCTCTCCGGGTCGAACGGGTCGATCTCGACGATCCAACCGAACCGGTGCGCCTCGTTGGGGTGCCTGGCCAGATCGAAGCGCTCGTCGGCACGCTCCCACTTGCGGCTGCCGCTGGGGTAGCGGCTGGCGGTGCTGATGCCGTACCGGTCCAGCTTCGGCTTCAGCTCGGCCGGGGCGGCGTCCGCACCGACGAAGTACTGGTTGAAGTTCTCCTCGCCGGAGAGCACAGTGCCCCACGGGGTCACGCCACCGGCGCAGTTGTTCAGCGTGCCGACGACCGTACGACCCTTGGGGTCGGCGGCGGTCTTCAGCCAGGCCGAGCCAGCGGCCGGGCCGGTCAGGTCGAACTTGGTGCTGAGCGCGGTGACCCGCCGGTTGTACGGCCGGCGGCCGTTGTCGACCGGCTTCCACTGCCCGGTGCCCGCGACCCGCTCCAACTCGACCACGGACATGCCGTGCGCGGCCATGGCGGTGCGCAGCTGCTCCACGGAGAGCCCGTCCAGGCCGGGGAAGCCGGGGAACATCAGGTCTTCGTTGGTGTACTCGTGGTTGACCACGAGCAGCGCCCGCTTGCCCTGCTTGTCCAGCGGCAGCACGCCCACGAAGTCGTTGTTGTAACCGAACTGCTTGGACTGCGCCGCAGCGGTCTGGTGGTGCAGGTTGAACTCCGGCGCGCCCGGCAGCACCGGGTCACCCCACTTGATCACCACGGCGTGGTCGTAGCCGTTCGGAACGACCAGGGTGTCCAGCTTGTTCGGCGGGATCGGCTTGAAGGTGAGCGCGCCGTTGCCGACACCGGTGCTGGGACGACCGAAACCGAAGGCCTCCGGGACGTCCGGGGTGGTGGGGGCCGCCATGGCGGGGGCCGCCCCGGCCAGCGCGCCGGCTGCCGCGCCGCCGAAGCCGAGGACCAACGCGCCGACCGCGCCGGCCCGGACCACGCCGCGCCGCGAGACCTCCGCGTTCACCACGTCTCCGAAGTACGCGTTGTCGGAGTTGTTCGGGACCGGGTGGTCACAGGCGTTTCCGCAGCGGTACAGGCAGGTCATGGCGTCACGGGTGCCGTGACGGTTGCCGGTCAACAGGGGGAGCAGCCGGGGACGGTCGCTCATGGGAGAGGCCTCCAGAAAAGTCGGTGGCACGACAGGCGGCGTACCAGGCGGACGCTAGGAGGACGTGGTGAGCGCTCGTCGGCCACGATCTGAACCGTGCGTGAACACCTCTGCCGATGACACACCACCCAACCGGTCTGACCTCGGGCTGAACTGATCGGCGTGACTGCACGTATTTCTGAGCGGACGCACCGCCGGACGCGCGCCGGAAGCGAGGAGACCGCCATCAGCGACCACGACGCCCAACTGCTGCGCGCGCTGCACGACGAGCACGCGGAGGCGCTGTACGCCCATGCCCTGCGGCTGGTGAACGGGGACCGGCAGCGAGCCGAGGACCTGGTGCAGGAGACACTGCTGCGGGCCTGGCGACACCCGGAGTCACTGGACCCACGACGCGGCTCGGTACGGTCCTGGCTCTTCACCACCGCCCGCAACCTGGCCATCGACGCCTGGCGGCGGCGGTCCACCCGGGTCGGCGAGGTGTTCACCGACGACCTGCCCGAACCGCCCGAGGTGATCGACGAGGCCGAGCGGGCGGTGGAGGCGTGGACCGTCGCCGAGGCGCTGAACCGGCTCAGTCCGACCCACCGGGAAGTGCTGGTGGAGTGCTTCTACCAGGGGCGGTCGGTGGCCGAGGCGGCGTCCCGCCTGGGCGTACCACCAGGGACCGTGAAGTCCCGCACCCACTACGCGCTGCGGTCTCTACGGTTGGTCCTGGCTGAGATGGGAGTGACGGGATGACCCGGTGCGAGTTCGCGCACGACGATGGCGCGTACGTGCTGGGTGCCCTGGCCCCCGCCGATCGGGCGGCCTACGAGCGGCACCTTGGCGGCTGCGACTCGTGCCGGGAGGCGGTCGCCGAGATCGCCGTCCTGCCCGGGTTGCTCGGGCGTCTCGATCCGGCAGGTTTGGAGCAGATCCTGCCGCCGCCAGCCCCACCCCGGGTGCCGGCGCTGCTGGAGGAGGCCCGGCGTCGCCGGCGTCGGGAACGCGCCGCGGACCGGCGCCGGTACGCGCTGACCACGCTGGCCGCCGCCGGGCTGGCCCTGATGGTCGGCGTGGGCGCCGCCGTGGTGCTGCCCGGGCCCACCGGCCCGTCCGGCCCTCCGGGGGCGCAGGGCAGCACGCCTGCGCCGCAGGTGTCGATGGTCGCCATGCGCCCGGCGTCGGCCGAAGGGCCGGTGCACGCCGACATCGGACTCACCGGCACCGAGTGGGGCACCGAGGTGACCATGCGCTGCGGGTACGACGCGCGGACGAGCTACGGCAAGGCGTACCCGTTCCGGCTGGTGGCTCGCGGCCCGAACGGCGCCAGCGAGCAGATCGGTTCCTGGCTGGCCGCACCGGGCGACGCACTCCAGTTCACCGGTGCCACGAGGTTCACCGACGCAGAGCTGGTCAGCGTGGAACTCCAACGAGCCGACGGCACCCCCATCCTGACCTACGCCGTCCCCTGACCCCGTCCCTCTTTTCCTCGCGATCTTGCACTTTCTGTCCTGCCATAAGGGGCATAGCGCCGATATCGGCGACAGTAACT encodes:
- a CDS encoding MFS transporter; this translates as MTNTVPTPESTIARPRPIKASASAVATTVACVLPVFLLGGLAVQMGADLSFSPAGLGLAVAVYFGVSALASVPSGRLVERYGPALMARCGIVLAAGSMLAVAALARSYPVLVGLLALSATANALGQLASNTALAQHVPARRQGLSFGIKQAAIPVSTLLAGVAVPTIALTVGWRWAFVAAAVAALTTLPAVPRQLPGLARRAGASRAGRATTALVVIGAAATLASAAANALGTFLVDSAAARGLSPGLAGLTLTLGSAVCVAARVGAGWLADRRDTGHVALIAAMLVVGAAGLGLLALTGPVPLMVGVVLGFGLGWAWPGLMNFAVVRLHPQSPAAATSITQTGVYAGGCLGPLSLGPLAAHLGYPAMWTTAAVAMLLAAALMLVGSRLLTRVSAGASQGVDQLVRSAM
- a CDS encoding IclR family transcriptional regulator, translating into MRDPLAEPSDLIRSVSRALRVLESVGRAPKGLTVKQIARRCELTVATTYHLVRTLAYEGYVIRREDGTYIVGLEVADRYRELVTAFRGPPAVGETLRRAALDTGYSHYLGRFVGGQVALTAVAEGHRSPYLEDLVPGFDEGAHATALGKSLLATLTADQRHRYLREYGMRPFTTATLTTTETFEADLAAGDRRGMQLEMGQFRQGVACAAVLVAPDKDMERRVVLACALPASEMMTSARVVRAKLLTVARSVADGIAADT
- a CDS encoding PhoX family protein, coding for MSDRPRLLPLLTGNRHGTRDAMTCLYRCGNACDHPVPNNSDNAYFGDVVNAEVSRRGVVRAGAVGALVLGFGGAAAGALAGAAPAMAAPTTPDVPEAFGFGRPSTGVGNGALTFKPIPPNKLDTLVVPNGYDHAVVIKWGDPVLPGAPEFNLHHQTAAAQSKQFGYNNDFVGVLPLDKQGKRALLVVNHEYTNEDLMFPGFPGLDGLSVEQLRTAMAAHGMSVVELERVAGTGQWKPVDNGRRPYNRRVTALSTKFDLTGPAAGSAWLKTAADPKGRTVVGTLNNCAGGVTPWGTVLSGEENFNQYFVGADAAPAELKPKLDRYGISTASRYPSGSRKWERADERFDLARHPNEAHRFGWIVEIDPFDPESRPRKHTAMGRFKHEGANVIVAKDGHVVAYMGDDERFDYLYKFVSDKKFMKGNSWAARKHNLTLLESGTLYVAKLDQTSAAEIDGSGKLPTDGAFNGRGRWIKLVSGNRSFVDGMTTADVLTFTRLAGDKVGATKMDRPEDVEPSLLTGKVYVALTNNTDRGKADKAAADEANPRNANKHGQILELVEDRNDNAAETFAWSLPIVCGDPTDSSTFFAGYDKTKVSPISCPDNVAFDATGNLWISTDGNALGSNDGLFATALEGPERGHLKQFLTVPLGAETCGPFITGDNRSVFVAVQHPGEITGASVENPASNWPDGDYAKPGVVVTWRLDGGPVGS
- a CDS encoding sigma-70 family RNA polymerase sigma factor, whose translation is MSDHDAQLLRALHDEHAEALYAHALRLVNGDRQRAEDLVQETLLRAWRHPESLDPRRGSVRSWLFTTARNLAIDAWRRRSTRVGEVFTDDLPEPPEVIDEAERAVEAWTVAEALNRLSPTHREVLVECFYQGRSVAEAASRLGVPPGTVKSRTHYALRSLRLVLAEMGVTG
- a CDS encoding anti-sigma factor family protein translates to MTRCEFAHDDGAYVLGALAPADRAAYERHLGGCDSCREAVAEIAVLPGLLGRLDPAGLEQILPPPAPPRVPALLEEARRRRRRERAADRRRYALTTLAAAGLALMVGVGAAVVLPGPTGPSGPPGAQGSTPAPQVSMVAMRPASAEGPVHADIGLTGTEWGTEVTMRCGYDARTSYGKAYPFRLVARGPNGASEQIGSWLAAPGDALQFTGATRFTDAELVSVELQRADGTPILTYAVP